One stretch of Zingiber officinale cultivar Zhangliang chromosome 6B, Zo_v1.1, whole genome shotgun sequence DNA includes these proteins:
- the LOC121991927 gene encoding chorismate synthase 1, chloroplastic-like has protein sequence MASSDSFVGLKRADGVCGIGLRQVSGLRRPFSSSAATQISIRRRSYLTHKRLEVRAGGDKFGKHFEVSTYGESHGGGVGCVISGCPPRIPLSEEDLQFELDRRRPGQSRITTPRKETDTCRILSGIYDGMTTGTSICISVPNTDQRGHDYSEMSLAYRPSHADATYDFKYGLRAIQGGGRSSARETIGRVAAGAIAKKILKMYAGTEILAYVSQVHKVVLPEGVVDHETVTLDQIESNIVRCPDPDYAQKMIEAIDEVRVKGDSVGGIVTCIARNVPRGLGCPVFDKLEADLAKAMLSLPATKGFEIGSGFAGTFLTGSEHNDEFFMDEHGNMRTRTNRSGGVQGGISNGETIYLRIAFKPTSTIAKKQQTVTRDRHETELIARGRHDPCVVPRAVPMVEAMAALVLLDQLMAQTSQCGLFPANAALQQQIVQDPNGSLVTP, from the exons ATGGCTTCCTCGGATTCCTTCGTCGGGTTAAAGCGCGCCGATGGCGTTTGCGGCATCGGCCTCCGACAAGTCTCCGGCCTCCGCCGTCCTTTCTCCTCCTCCGCCGCCACCCAAATTTCCATTCGCCGCCGGAGTTACCTCACTCACAAGAGACTCG AGGTACGAGCTGGCGGAGATAAATTTGGAAAGCACTTTGAAGTTTCAACCTATGGCGAATCTCATGGAGGAGGTGTTGGTTGCGTTATTAGTGGATGCCCCCCAAGGATTCCTCTCTCTGAGGAGGATTTGCAATTTGAACTTGATAGAAG GAGACCAGGTCAAAGCAGGATAACCACTCCGAGAAAAGAAACTGATACTTGTCGTATTCTCTCAGGAATATATGATG GAATGACAACTGGGACTTCAATTTGTATATCTGTCCCAAATACAGATCAAAGAGGACAT GATTATAGTGAAATGTCATTAGCATATAGGCCTTCTCATGCGGATGCAACATATGACTTCAAATATGGTTTGAGAGCGATACAG GGAGGTGGCAGATCATCAGCAAGAGAGACTATTGGTAGGGTTGCTGCAGGAGCTATTGCAAAGAAGATTCTTAAGATGTATGCAGGAACTGAG ATTTTGGCATATGTTTCTCAAGTTCATAAAGTTGTGCTTCCTGAAGGTGTTGTTGATCATGAGACAGTGACCCTTGATCAA ATTGAGAGTAACATCGTCAGATGTCCGGATCCAGATTATGCTCAAAAGATGATTGAAGCCATCGATGAAGTTCGAGTTAAGGGAGACTCTGTTGGAGGCATAGTGACATGCATTGCTCGAAATGTTCCACGA GGGCTTGGATGTCCAGTCTTTGATAAATTGGAAGCTGATTTGGCAAAAGCTATGTTGTCTCTCCCTGCAACGAAGGGATTTGAAATTGGCAGTGGTTTTGCGG GAACTTTCTTGACTGGAAGTGAGCATAATGATGAGTTCTTCATGGATGAGCATGGCAATATGCGGACACGAACAAACCGGTCTGGGGGTGTACAG GGAGGAATATCAAATGGAGAAACCATTTACTTGAGAATAGCTTTTAAACCAACTTCTACTATTGCG AAAAAGCAGCAAACAGTGACAAGAGATCGACATGAAACTGAGCTTATCGCAAGAGGGCGCCATGACCCTTGTGTGGTGCCTCGAG CGGTTCCAATGGTGGAAGCCATGGCGGCTTTGGTGCTGTTGGATCAACTGATGGCGCAAACATCACAATGCGGATTGTTTCCTGCCAATGCTGCTCTTCAGCAACAAATTGTTCAAGATCCAAATGGATCTCTGGTCACTCCATAG